Proteins encoded within one genomic window of Bradyrhizobium sp. 186:
- a CDS encoding ABC transporter substrate-binding protein encodes MTLSGSTSGGAGISRRTVLSVGGGLAAASTGLGGMPRAKAADPAPSQLTVAVIGDGRTGVWASLRAGVGGRNLEQELGTKIVWQPGFTASLPVMEAIKAGSVDFTFATATAVVNAVPARVPIVPLAAYPLPVDEVDFLVQANSPIKTAADLKGKKIAHQNGTTGTYSLIKYLETAGLRLSDVSAVSLSGADAFTAFAQGSIDGWIHWQPATALALTKLGGKARLLPDVKTYDYAFYVARSDVAVKYPQLFAKFVKFIRETQAYIFAHPAESVALWASQGGFPPNGTEQAVYEKLVRDARLSESTAVALKPIDEAAAASTQDLADNFHALGVLPNRVDVRSFLLGTQFDTAKKAVALELGA; translated from the coding sequence ATGACTTTGAGTGGCTCGACGAGCGGTGGCGCTGGTATCTCGCGGCGAACGGTGTTGTCGGTCGGCGGTGGACTTGCCGCGGCCTCGACAGGTTTGGGTGGAATGCCGCGCGCGAAGGCGGCCGACCCTGCACCGTCGCAGCTGACCGTCGCAGTCATCGGAGACGGCCGCACCGGCGTCTGGGCATCGCTGCGGGCAGGCGTGGGTGGCCGCAATCTCGAGCAGGAGCTCGGCACCAAAATCGTCTGGCAACCGGGATTCACGGCATCGCTTCCGGTGATGGAGGCCATCAAGGCCGGCTCGGTCGACTTCACGTTCGCAACCGCGACCGCGGTCGTGAACGCCGTTCCGGCGCGCGTTCCGATCGTGCCGCTTGCGGCTTATCCGTTGCCGGTCGACGAAGTCGATTTCCTGGTGCAGGCCAATTCCCCGATCAAGACCGCGGCCGATTTGAAGGGCAAGAAGATCGCCCATCAGAATGGAACGACGGGTACCTACAGCCTGATCAAATATCTGGAGACCGCCGGCCTCAGATTGTCTGACGTCTCGGCCGTCAGCCTGAGCGGGGCAGACGCGTTCACGGCATTCGCGCAAGGAAGCATCGACGGCTGGATTCACTGGCAGCCGGCCACGGCGCTCGCGTTGACGAAGCTCGGCGGCAAGGCGCGTCTGCTGCCCGACGTGAAGACCTACGACTATGCCTTCTACGTGGCGCGGAGTGACGTCGCTGTGAAGTATCCGCAGCTCTTCGCCAAGTTCGTGAAGTTCATCCGGGAAACCCAGGCCTATATCTTCGCGCATCCGGCCGAATCCGTTGCGCTCTGGGCCTCGCAGGGCGGCTTTCCGCCGAACGGGACCGAGCAGGCCGTCTACGAGAAGCTTGTCCGCGATGCCAGATTGTCTGAATCGACCGCCGTCGCGCTGAAGCCGATCGATGAAGCAGCGGCAGCATCGACCCAGGATCTTGCTGACAATTTCCACGCGTTGGGCGTTCTGCCGAACAGGGTCGATGTTCGATCGTTTCTGCTGGGCACGCAGTTCGATACCGCGAAGAAGGCCGTCGCACTGGAGCTCGGTGCTTAA
- a CDS encoding MetQ/NlpA family ABC transporter substrate-binding protein: MKTALFLLSGLLALSPLAAGDGFAQQPAKPELRVGFVPGPYIDEFKIGVEPELKKKGYKIRYVEFSTGLEANNAVFKSEIDANVMQHTIFLDSYNERQKTDLVGIVHVPTPPMGLYSKKHPLGTPIKPGSSVAVPNDPVNLQRALWVLRDLGLIEIRDSKPVDVTELDVLKSPGGIKLVPLEAAQAPRVLDDVDFAAIQGNFAIFSGLKLTNAFALEKMTTPYINVLAVKKANANAEWAQDIVAGYKSPAFKTAIQGDRFYDGFTLPDYMK, translated from the coding sequence ATGAAGACAGCGTTGTTTCTCCTCTCCGGCCTTTTGGCTCTTTCTCCGCTCGCTGCCGGAGACGGCTTTGCACAGCAGCCCGCAAAACCGGAGCTGCGGGTTGGCTTCGTGCCGGGACCGTACATTGACGAGTTCAAGATCGGCGTCGAGCCCGAGCTGAAGAAGAAGGGCTACAAGATCCGTTATGTCGAGTTCTCGACCGGCCTTGAAGCCAACAACGCCGTGTTCAAGTCCGAGATCGATGCCAATGTGATGCAGCACACGATCTTCCTCGACTCTTATAATGAGCGGCAGAAGACCGATCTCGTCGGCATCGTGCACGTCCCCACCCCGCCGATGGGTCTCTATTCGAAGAAACACCCGCTGGGTACGCCGATCAAGCCGGGTTCGAGCGTCGCGGTGCCGAATGATCCCGTCAATTTGCAGCGCGCGCTGTGGGTTCTGCGCGACCTCGGTCTGATCGAGATCCGCGACAGCAAGCCGGTCGACGTCACGGAGCTCGATGTCCTCAAGAGTCCCGGCGGCATCAAGCTCGTTCCACTCGAAGCCGCGCAGGCACCACGGGTGCTCGATGACGTCGACTTCGCGGCCATCCAGGGCAATTTCGCGATTTTCAGCGGGCTGAAGCTGACCAACGCCTTCGCGCTGGAGAAGATGACGACGCCCTACATCAACGTCCTTGCCGTGAAGAAGGCCAATGCCAACGCCGAATGGGCCCAGGACATCGTCGCCGGCTACAAATCGCCCGCGTTCAAGACGGCGATCCAGGGCGATCGGTTCTATGACGGGTTCACTTTGCCTGACTACATGAAGTGA
- a CDS encoding OsmC family protein, producing the protein MNAQVGETVSITSATIGPFGRYLLSAGTNHFVSDQRVAVGGPGEAITAGELLLSSLGSCSLGLIQKTAKELGIVLREAGSDVSFRRHATDPTQYEWIRIAVRLSGVTAGEAETLVAGFTANCPIYNTLKRGGPVEISWTVS; encoded by the coding sequence ATGAACGCTCAAGTCGGTGAGACGGTGTCGATCACCTCCGCCACCATCGGCCCGTTCGGCCGCTATTTGCTCAGCGCGGGAACGAACCATTTCGTCTCGGACCAGCGTGTCGCGGTCGGCGGTCCCGGCGAGGCGATTACCGCCGGCGAACTGCTGCTGTCGTCTCTCGGCAGTTGCTCGCTCGGCCTCATCCAGAAGACGGCGAAGGAGCTGGGAATCGTTCTGCGCGAGGCTGGCTCCGACGTCTCGTTCCGGCGTCACGCCACCGATCCGACGCAGTACGAATGGATTCGCATCGCCGTGCGCCTGTCCGGCGTGACGGCGGGCGAGGCTGAAACGCTGGTTGCCGGCTTCACGGCCAACTGCCCGATTTACAACACGCTGAAGCGTGGCGGCCCCGTCGAGATCTCATGGACTGTGAGCTGA
- a CDS encoding ABC transporter ATP-binding protein: MSGASVSLRSVGKSYAGRTVLNGVDLDIAAGQFVSIIGPSGAGKSTLLRLVAGLDAPSRGRIELRATGRKADVRLMFQEDRLLPWRTVLGNVLLGIRGRKQDAGRILDAVGLQGRESEFPIGLSGGQRQRVALARALIHEPDLLLLDEPFGALDAITRAAMQLLLEQLLVARPRTVLLVTHDVEEALLLSDRVLLVKDGGIARDLIFNQPRPRHRGDPALATLKEELLDGLLTAERDLAAVA, from the coding sequence ATGAGCGGAGCCAGTGTCAGCCTGCGTTCGGTCGGAAAATCCTACGCTGGCCGCACGGTCCTGAACGGTGTCGATCTCGACATCGCCGCCGGCCAGTTCGTCTCGATCATCGGGCCGAGCGGAGCGGGCAAGTCGACGCTGCTGCGCCTTGTCGCGGGGCTGGATGCGCCATCGCGCGGCCGCATCGAGCTTCGCGCGACCGGCCGCAAGGCTGACGTGCGCCTGATGTTCCAGGAGGATCGTCTGCTGCCGTGGCGGACAGTCCTCGGCAATGTGCTGCTGGGCATCAGGGGCCGGAAGCAGGACGCCGGGCGCATCCTCGACGCAGTCGGCTTGCAGGGACGCGAAAGTGAGTTTCCGATCGGGCTGTCGGGCGGCCAGCGCCAGCGTGTCGCGTTGGCGAGGGCGCTGATCCACGAGCCGGACCTGTTGCTGCTCGACGAGCCGTTCGGGGCGCTCGACGCCATCACCCGGGCTGCGATGCAGTTGCTGCTGGAGCAGTTGCTCGTCGCGCGGCCCCGCACCGTCTTGCTGGTGACGCACGACGTCGAGGAAGCACTGCTGCTCTCCGATCGCGTACTCCTGGTCAAGGATGGCGGCATCGCGCGCGACCTGATCTTCAATCAGCCGCGTCCCCGCCATCGCGGTGATCCGGCGCTGGCGACCCTGAAGGAAGAGCTGCTCGACGGTCTGCTGACGGCCGAGCGCGACTTGGCTGCCGTTGCATAA
- a CDS encoding Lrp/AsnC family transcriptional regulator, with the protein MTDAALQLAETARRLDAIDRKILAVLQDDASLSVAEIGDRVGLSSTPCWKRIQRLEADGVILRRVALVDQNKIGLGLSVFVSVESSDHSDAWLKRFAEAVSAMPEVMEFYRMAGDVDYMLRVVIPDMLSYDVFYKKLIHAVPLKNVTSRFAMEKIKSITALPIPLVVAAH; encoded by the coding sequence ATGACCGACGCTGCGTTGCAGCTCGCCGAGACTGCCCGCCGTCTCGACGCCATCGACCGGAAGATCCTGGCAGTTCTTCAGGATGACGCTTCGCTCTCGGTTGCGGAAATCGGGGACCGCGTCGGCTTGTCCTCGACACCCTGCTGGAAGCGCATCCAGCGACTGGAGGCCGACGGCGTGATCCTGAGGCGGGTTGCGCTGGTCGACCAGAACAAGATCGGGCTCGGCCTCTCGGTTTTCGTCTCGGTGGAGAGTTCCGATCACTCGGACGCCTGGCTGAAGCGCTTCGCCGAGGCCGTCAGCGCCATGCCCGAGGTGATGGAATTCTACCGGATGGCCGGTGATGTCGACTACATGCTTCGCGTCGTCATTCCGGATATGTTGAGCTACGACGTGTTCTACAAGAAGCTGATCCACGCCGTTCCGCTCAAGAACGTCACCTCGCGCTTTGCGATGGAAAAGATCAAGTCGATTACGGCGCTGCCGATTCCGCTGGTGGTGGCCGCACACTAA
- a CDS encoding IS256 family transposase — protein sequence MNETSNIVALRQPDNIDDPLTNILRTGARQLLAQAVEIEVETFLATVKDLKLADGRARVVRHGYGPARTIATGIGPVEIARAKIRDRGAAGDGERIRFSSAILPLWARRTRSLDALLPVLYLRGISTGDFQEALTALLGKDAPNLSPAVISRLTAEWQGEYERWQKRDLSARRYVYVWADGIFLQARMEDHGECMLVLIGATPEGKKELIGFQVGVRESTQSWRELLIDVKQRGLQIAPEIAVGDGALGFWKALDEVFPGTRHQRCWVHKTVNVLDKVPLSVQANMKKDLREIYWAPNRAAAEAAIDVFAEKYRVKYGRAVECLAKDRDALLAFYDFPAEHWDHLRTTNPIESVFATVRHRTVRTKGSLSSTTARLMVFKLVVAASKTWRRLKGTNQLPKVIAGVRFNDGIEVIHMPANHAA from the coding sequence ATGAACGAGACTAGCAATATTGTTGCCCTTCGTCAGCCCGACAATATCGACGATCCACTGACCAATATTCTGCGAACTGGTGCGCGGCAGCTTCTGGCGCAGGCCGTCGAGATCGAAGTCGAGACGTTTCTTGCCACGGTGAAGGATTTGAAGCTTGCCGACGGGCGCGCCCGTGTCGTGCGGCATGGTTACGGCCCGGCGCGAACGATTGCGACCGGCATCGGCCCGGTCGAGATCGCGCGGGCGAAGATTCGAGACCGCGGGGCGGCCGGTGACGGCGAGCGGATCCGCTTCAGCTCGGCGATCCTGCCGCTGTGGGCGCGGAGGACCAGGAGCCTGGATGCGCTGTTGCCGGTGCTGTACCTGCGCGGCATCTCGACCGGTGATTTCCAGGAGGCGCTGACGGCCCTACTGGGCAAGGACGCGCCGAACCTGTCGCCGGCGGTCATCTCCCGGCTGACGGCCGAGTGGCAGGGCGAGTACGAGCGCTGGCAAAAGCGCGATCTGTCGGCGCGGCGCTACGTCTATGTGTGGGCTGATGGCATATTCCTGCAGGCACGCATGGAAGACCACGGCGAATGCATGCTGGTGCTGATCGGCGCGACGCCGGAAGGCAAGAAGGAGCTGATTGGCTTTCAGGTCGGCGTCCGGGAGAGCACGCAGAGCTGGCGTGAGCTCCTGATCGACGTCAAGCAGCGCGGGTTGCAGATCGCCCCGGAAATTGCCGTTGGTGACGGTGCGCTCGGCTTCTGGAAGGCGCTTGACGAGGTCTTTCCTGGCACGCGGCACCAGCGCTGCTGGGTGCACAAGACCGTGAACGTCCTGGACAAGGTGCCACTCTCGGTGCAGGCCAACATGAAGAAGGACCTGCGCGAAATCTACTGGGCGCCGAACCGGGCGGCCGCCGAGGCGGCGATCGACGTCTTCGCCGAGAAATACCGCGTCAAGTACGGCCGGGCGGTCGAATGCCTCGCCAAGGACCGTGACGCGCTGCTGGCCTTCTACGACTTCCCTGCCGAGCATTGGGATCACTTGCGCACGACCAACCCCATCGAAAGCGTGTTCGCAACCGTGCGGCACAGAACCGTGCGGACGAAAGGATCACTGTCGTCAACGACAGCAAGGCTGATGGTGTTCAAGCTGGTCGTCGCCGCATCGAAAACCTGGCGGCGGCTCAAAGGCACAAATCAGTTGCCGAAGGTCATCGCAGGTGTCAGATTCAACGACGGCATCGAGGTCATCCACATGCCGGCAAACCACGCCGCCTGA
- a CDS encoding ABC transporter permease subunit translates to MTDASLLSRPADATAAPAAGRTEPFSRAGESVVTVVADVAHPSEISGSRARGLTWRSFVLPWLLPFGLLLVWQLLSVTGIVSTAIVPPPSDIWEAARQLAERGELQHDILVSLRRVAIGFSIGALGGLLFGLAVGLFEPLHDLIDRSLQMIRTIPHLALVPLMILWFGIGEEPRLILVAMGSLFPVYINTVGGIRNVDPKLIELGKSYGLGRAELVWSIILPAALQPILVGMRYALGVAWLTLVVGETIASRDGVGYLVQNARELLRIDIIVLAIVLYAIAGWLSDLVTRLIERRLLRWHPNYADRVKA, encoded by the coding sequence ATGACGGATGCGTCGCTACTTTCCAGGCCTGCCGATGCGACGGCGGCACCTGCGGCCGGTCGCACGGAGCCATTTTCCCGTGCCGGCGAATCCGTGGTGACGGTGGTCGCCGACGTTGCGCATCCGTCGGAGATATCGGGATCGCGCGCGCGCGGCCTGACATGGCGCTCGTTCGTTCTACCCTGGCTTCTGCCGTTCGGCCTGCTTCTGGTCTGGCAATTGCTCTCGGTGACGGGGATTGTGTCCACGGCGATCGTGCCGCCTCCGTCCGATATTTGGGAAGCTGCGCGGCAGCTTGCCGAGCGCGGCGAATTGCAGCACGACATCCTTGTCAGCCTTCGCCGGGTTGCGATCGGCTTCAGCATTGGCGCCCTCGGTGGGCTGCTGTTCGGCCTGGCCGTCGGGCTGTTCGAGCCGCTGCACGATCTTATCGATCGGTCGCTGCAGATGATCCGCACCATTCCGCACCTGGCGTTGGTGCCGCTGATGATCCTCTGGTTCGGCATCGGGGAGGAGCCGCGGCTCATTCTCGTCGCCATGGGGTCGCTGTTCCCGGTCTACATCAACACGGTCGGGGGCATCCGCAACGTCGATCCCAAATTGATCGAACTCGGAAAGTCCTACGGTCTTGGCCGCGCTGAGCTGGTCTGGTCGATCATTCTGCCGGCGGCGCTGCAGCCGATCCTGGTCGGGATGCGCTATGCGCTCGGCGTAGCCTGGCTCACTCTGGTCGTAGGTGAAACGATCGCGTCGCGGGACGGCGTTGGATATCTCGTGCAGAACGCCCGTGAGCTGTTGCGCATCGACATCATCGTGCTGGCCATCGTCCTTTACGCCATCGCAGGCTGGCTGTCGGATCTCGTCACACGCTTGATCGAACGTCGGCTTTTGCGCTGGCATCCGAATTATGCGGATCGGGTGAAGGCATGA
- a CDS encoding LLM class flavin-dependent oxidoreductase, with translation MPDKKLHLAAFVSAGPVSGSHAGWRHPKADGDLLSAAYYQNIGRLLEQGRFDLLFIADILAIPDTLGGSLDSQLRYGALGALRLDPLVVLSIIAGATKHLGLGATISTTYAQPYALARALATLDHLSGGRAAWNIVTSFQEAEARNFGLTEQLSREERYERADEFLEVVTRLWNSWEDGALVRDRQTPLFADPTRVHRIDHSGKWFNVQGPLNVSRPPQGRPVFIQAGASDRGRDFAARWAEIIFVTPGLIDVAVEFRNDLRARAVRFGRDPDTIKVLPGIVPVIADTEKRAKALHDELHELSHSESGLSTLSYHLGVDLSRFPQDQVLPENLDVPGVEGHYREVSELTRRSGLSLADLGQRYGAGRTTSGFSGTPGTVADRMQEWFEAGACDGFMLQVPYLPGGLEELVHGLVPELQRRGLFRTEYDGSTLRDSLGVPRPAG, from the coding sequence ATGCCTGACAAGAAACTGCACCTTGCCGCCTTTGTCTCCGCAGGTCCTGTCTCCGGCAGCCATGCCGGATGGCGGCATCCGAAAGCGGACGGCGATTTGCTGTCCGCCGCTTACTACCAGAATATCGGCCGGCTGCTGGAGCAGGGGCGCTTCGATCTTCTCTTCATCGCGGACATTCTCGCGATCCCTGACACGCTGGGCGGCAGCCTGGACAGCCAGCTTCGCTACGGCGCGCTGGGCGCGCTGCGGCTCGATCCGCTGGTGGTGCTTTCGATCATCGCGGGTGCGACGAAGCATCTCGGTCTCGGCGCGACCATTTCGACGACCTATGCTCAGCCCTATGCACTGGCGCGGGCGCTCGCGACGCTCGACCATCTCAGCGGGGGCCGTGCCGCCTGGAACATCGTCACCTCGTTCCAGGAGGCCGAGGCGCGCAATTTCGGCTTGACCGAGCAGCTCTCGCGCGAGGAGCGCTACGAGCGCGCCGACGAATTTCTCGAGGTCGTAACCAGGCTGTGGAATTCGTGGGAGGATGGTGCGCTGGTCCGGGATCGCCAGACGCCGCTATTCGCCGACCCCACGCGGGTGCACCGGATCGACCATTCCGGCAAATGGTTCAATGTGCAAGGCCCGCTCAATGTCAGCCGGCCGCCGCAGGGGCGCCCGGTATTCATCCAGGCCGGCGCCTCCGATCGCGGCCGCGATTTCGCAGCCCGATGGGCCGAGATCATCTTCGTGACCCCGGGCCTGATCGACGTCGCCGTCGAATTCCGCAACGACCTGCGCGCCCGCGCGGTCCGTTTCGGCCGTGACCCGGACACGATCAAGGTGCTGCCCGGCATCGTCCCTGTCATCGCCGACACGGAGAAGCGGGCGAAGGCACTGCACGACGAACTTCATGAACTTTCGCATTCAGAGTCTGGTCTCTCGACATTGTCGTATCATCTCGGCGTCGATCTCTCACGCTTCCCGCAGGATCAGGTCCTGCCTGAGAATCTCGACGTTCCCGGTGTCGAAGGGCACTACCGTGAGGTCTCCGAGCTGACACGGCGCTCGGGCTTAAGTCTTGCCGACCTGGGACAACGCTACGGTGCGGGGAGAACCACTAGCGGATTTTCCGGGACGCCCGGTACGGTGGCCGATCGCATGCAGGAGTGGTTCGAGGCCGGCGCCTGCGACGGCTTCATGTTGCAAGTCCCCTATCTTCCAGGCGGGTTGGAGGAGTTGGTCCACGGCCTCGTGCCGGAACTGCAACGTCGCGGCCTGTTTCGCACCGAGTACGACGGCTCGACCTTGCGCGATTCGCTGGGCGTGCCTCGCCCGGCAGGCTGA